From Rudanella lutea DSM 19387, a single genomic window includes:
- a CDS encoding CPBP family glutamic-type intramembrane protease, with product MKPIALPISVFTILAFALSWSTNRLLPELNVSSLNLKEIITGFGPAMSGLICYKLFGTPNTYKLSLAGSRPALSLGIVALSLALPILCLEKPDPVLWAGFVVTQFVYTLGEELGWRHYLQNAIAPLNGWQQAVFIGFCWFFWHYAILDDPTTMLTGQSAPAFIGIPLMIGLLALLSKLLGDIAIRTQAVFLPVSLHYIGKVGNSYMLLVVFGVVMATHIYFQKLARFNGPGSAESKA from the coding sequence ATGAAACCTATCGCTTTACCCATTAGTGTCTTTACCATTCTGGCGTTTGCGCTGTCATGGTCGACCAACCGTTTGTTACCTGAGCTAAACGTTTCAAGCCTCAATCTGAAAGAAATTATCACGGGCTTTGGCCCGGCCATGTCGGGTCTCATTTGCTACAAACTGTTTGGTACCCCTAACACCTACAAGCTCTCGCTTGCCGGTAGCCGCCCCGCCTTGAGTTTAGGAATCGTTGCCTTGAGTCTGGCACTACCCATCCTGTGTTTAGAAAAACCCGACCCTGTTCTCTGGGCAGGTTTCGTAGTGACGCAGTTTGTGTACACGCTTGGCGAAGAACTGGGTTGGCGGCATTACCTTCAAAACGCTATTGCCCCATTGAACGGCTGGCAACAGGCTGTATTCATTGGATTTTGTTGGTTCTTCTGGCATTACGCCATCCTTGATGACCCCACTACAATGCTAACTGGGCAGTCAGCACCAGCCTTTATTGGTATTCCCCTCATGATTGGATTATTGGCCCTACTGTCGAAACTCCTGGGCGATATTGCCATCCGAACACAGGCCGTTTTTCTACCTGTTTCGTTACACTATATTGGTAAAGTAGGTAACAGCTATATGCTGCTCGTGGTGTTTGGTGTCGTAATGGCCACTCATATTTATTTCCAGAAACTAGCCCGGTTTAACGGACCCGGTTCTGCTGAAAGTAAGGCCTGA
- a CDS encoding sensor histidine kinase: MLIRNRLTVTFTLLATAIQVTLSLLVWYFYSLYRQEEFYSRLESTARVAGRVLISRRHLHDDFFKNMIRTDLLSIVEEQISIFDSRHNLVFTNRTLKESDYYKEKIPKLDTISLFEFRSGHLESIVITYRDRGQLFYIFASGYDRIGLVKLETLQQILLLANLLGFTLIVLAGWYFSGRVLRPISQIVDEVEQITAVDLHKRVNEGNRRDEIAQLAMTFNQMLFRLEDAFISQRSFVAHASHELRTPLTNTLGTLETSLRYDQNPADWRDSMEVAVDELKKVIALTNSLLSLAKVTDRSVTLSLIQVDDCLLTAIAQVQAKYPGRSLPLQFVSGDDDSFTIRGSATLLTTALLNVLDNACKYSSEPVSIQLRAWEEHCIVTVMDKGRGITDADIAHILDPLYRGKNVDGVPGYGIGLAVTQKIIDLHQGTLHFTSKEGQGTSVTITLPNALERF, from the coding sequence ATGCTTATCCGAAACCGCCTGACCGTCACGTTTACCCTTCTGGCCACCGCTATCCAGGTGACCCTGTCGCTGCTGGTCTGGTACTTTTATTCGCTGTATCGGCAGGAAGAGTTTTACAGTCGGCTGGAGTCGACGGCCCGGGTGGCTGGTCGGGTGCTGATTTCACGGCGGCATTTGCACGATGACTTCTTCAAAAACATGATCCGCACGGATCTGCTGTCCATCGTTGAAGAGCAGATCAGTATTTTCGACAGTCGACACAATCTCGTATTCACAAACCGAACCCTGAAAGAATCAGACTATTACAAAGAAAAGATCCCTAAACTCGACACCATCTCACTCTTTGAGTTTCGGAGTGGGCACCTTGAGTCAATCGTGATTACGTACCGGGATCGTGGGCAGTTGTTTTACATTTTTGCATCGGGTTACGACCGAATCGGCCTGGTAAAACTGGAGACCCTTCAGCAGATTCTCCTTTTGGCGAACCTGCTGGGCTTCACCTTGATCGTTCTGGCGGGTTGGTATTTCTCGGGACGCGTGCTGAGGCCCATCTCGCAGATTGTCGATGAAGTGGAACAAATCACGGCCGTCGATCTGCACAAGCGGGTCAACGAAGGAAACCGGCGGGACGAAATCGCCCAACTGGCTATGACCTTCAACCAAATGCTGTTTCGGCTCGAAGACGCCTTTATTTCCCAACGCAGCTTTGTCGCCCACGCATCGCATGAGCTGCGTACCCCCCTGACCAATACGCTCGGCACCCTCGAAACGTCGCTCCGGTACGACCAGAATCCGGCCGATTGGCGTGACAGTATGGAGGTGGCCGTTGATGAGCTGAAAAAAGTGATTGCGCTGACCAACAGCTTACTCAGCTTAGCCAAAGTCACCGACAGATCGGTCACGCTGAGCCTGATTCAGGTTGATGATTGCCTGCTGACGGCCATCGCGCAAGTGCAGGCAAAATATCCGGGTCGGAGCCTGCCGCTTCAATTCGTATCGGGCGATGACGACTCGTTTACCATTCGCGGCAGCGCAACCCTGCTCACCACTGCTTTGCTGAATGTGCTCGATAATGCCTGCAAATACTCGAGTGAGCCCGTTTCGATACAATTACGCGCCTGGGAAGAGCATTGTATCGTAACCGTAATGGACAAGGGGCGGGGCATCACCGACGCCGACATTGCTCATATTCTCGATCCCTTGTACCGGGGTAAAAATGTTGATGGCGTACCGGGTTACGGCATTGGTCTGGCGGTTACCCAGAAAATTATTGACCTCCATCAGGGTACGCTTCATTTTACGTCGAAAGAAGGACAGGGCACCTCCGTTACGATCACCCTGCCCAACGCCCTGGAGCGCTTCTAA
- a CDS encoding DUF1593 domain-containing protein yields the protein MKFNLPGLALYLQAVLVLIGLGNLPAAAQAPTRPRIVVTADPELDDNNSLIRFLLYSSDLNIEGLIYASSGYHWKGDGKGTRWFVPGREYTRFGLNLCPCESWRWAKDERFIHDIVDAYAKVYPNLKIHNARYPAPAELKAKIRYGNIEFDGDYSKDTPGSDLIKSLILDDKPGPLYITAWGGQSTIARALKSIQEQYEYTAQWEAIKAKIGRKVVLLPSGDQDDTYATYIAPNWPNIEYRQFKGGPNYGYGAQLGARAEDAPYLTANWMSENVTARGPLGALYRVWGDGKQMVKDDKLDYFGLTGYTNDQLKKMGYAVWMPVQQKGSWLGEGDNHTFMNMLGNGLRAYELGSYGGWGGQGIDRDESKKNSMFGLSTSLDTSASAMANALSTANARIAKNANTFPNFYPYAQRDFAARMKWSVTPRYADANHEPVVRVEGPLTVMASAGQTIRLNGRVSDPDGQSVAVRWWQFRVGSYPGEVVISNPDQPRTEILIPKDAKGGQTIHLILEATDTGSPALTRYERVVVKIREN from the coding sequence ATGAAATTCAATCTGCCAGGCCTGGCTCTCTACCTGCAGGCTGTACTTGTTCTGATTGGCCTCGGCAACCTACCCGCAGCGGCTCAGGCACCAACCCGGCCACGTATTGTTGTCACGGCCGACCCTGAGCTGGATGACAACAACTCGCTTATCCGGTTTCTGCTGTACAGCAGCGATTTGAACATTGAGGGGCTGATTTATGCGAGTAGCGGCTACCACTGGAAAGGCGACGGTAAGGGAACCCGGTGGTTTGTGCCTGGCCGGGAATACACGCGGTTTGGCTTGAACCTGTGCCCCTGCGAATCATGGCGTTGGGCTAAAGACGAGCGCTTCATTCACGATATTGTCGACGCCTACGCGAAGGTGTATCCTAACCTCAAAATCCATAATGCGCGCTACCCGGCTCCGGCCGAGTTAAAAGCTAAAATTCGGTACGGGAACATAGAGTTCGACGGTGACTATTCTAAAGATACGCCGGGTTCCGACCTGATTAAATCATTGATACTCGACGATAAACCGGGGCCGCTGTACATCACGGCCTGGGGCGGGCAAAGCACCATTGCGCGAGCGCTCAAATCCATACAGGAGCAGTATGAATACACGGCACAGTGGGAGGCTATCAAAGCGAAAATCGGGCGTAAAGTGGTGCTGCTGCCCTCTGGTGATCAGGACGATACTTACGCTACTTACATCGCTCCCAATTGGCCAAACATTGAATACCGTCAGTTTAAGGGAGGGCCTAACTATGGGTATGGCGCTCAACTGGGGGCCCGCGCGGAGGATGCTCCGTACCTGACTGCGAATTGGATGAGCGAAAACGTAACGGCCCGCGGCCCGCTGGGGGCGCTCTACCGGGTTTGGGGCGACGGAAAGCAGATGGTTAAAGATGATAAGCTCGATTATTTTGGGTTGACAGGTTACACCAACGACCAACTCAAAAAAATGGGTTATGCCGTCTGGATGCCCGTGCAGCAGAAAGGGTCATGGCTGGGTGAGGGCGACAACCACACGTTTATGAATATGCTCGGAAACGGTCTCCGAGCCTACGAACTGGGCTCGTATGGTGGCTGGGGCGGTCAGGGAATAGATCGGGACGAGAGCAAGAAAAACTCGATGTTTGGTCTGTCTACATCCCTCGACACCAGTGCCAGCGCCATGGCCAATGCCCTGAGTACGGCTAACGCCCGAATCGCTAAAAACGCCAATACGTTCCCCAACTTTTATCCATATGCCCAGCGCGATTTTGCCGCCCGAATGAAGTGGTCGGTAACGCCCCGGTATGCTGATGCGAATCATGAACCCGTAGTTCGGGTGGAGGGGCCGTTGACGGTTATGGCGTCGGCCGGGCAAACCATTCGGCTCAACGGGCGGGTGTCTGACCCCGATGGGCAGTCGGTTGCTGTTCGGTGGTGGCAGTTTCGGGTGGGTAGCTACCCCGGCGAAGTCGTAATTTCCAACCCCGACCAACCCCGTACCGAGATACTGATTCCGAAAGATGCCAAAGGGGGGCAAACCATTCATCTAATTCTGGAAGCAACGGACACCGGCAGCCCGGCACTTACCCGGTACGAGCGAGTTGTTGTAAAAATCCGCGAGAACTAA
- a CDS encoding response regulator transcription factor — translation MKILLVEDEERLASFIRKGMSAEGYEVEVAYDGRMGLSLFRRDVYDVIILDVNLPQMNGFELCRHIRAENEAVPVLMLTALDSLADKSDGFGAGADDYLAKPFEFAELLLRVRALTRRSGTKRGQILRLADLELNLDAKTVTRAGKRIDLTTREYALMEYLMLNKGKIISRVDISERVWSLNFDSATNVIDVYISYLRKKIDKDFSPKLLHTIVGMGYVLRED, via the coding sequence ATGAAAATACTGTTGGTGGAAGACGAAGAACGTTTGGCTTCTTTTATCCGCAAAGGAATGTCGGCCGAGGGGTACGAGGTTGAAGTGGCATACGATGGGCGCATGGGTCTTTCGCTCTTTCGCCGAGATGTGTACGATGTGATCATTTTGGATGTCAACCTGCCGCAAATGAATGGCTTTGAGTTGTGTCGGCATATCCGCGCTGAAAATGAGGCTGTACCCGTGCTGATGCTCACGGCGCTGGACAGCCTGGCGGATAAATCGGACGGCTTTGGCGCTGGCGCCGACGATTACCTTGCCAAACCCTTTGAATTTGCCGAGCTATTGCTCCGGGTGCGCGCACTCACCCGCCGGAGCGGCACCAAACGCGGGCAAATACTCCGGTTGGCCGATCTGGAACTGAATCTGGACGCCAAGACCGTCACGCGGGCAGGCAAACGCATTGACCTGACGACCCGCGAGTACGCCCTGATGGAGTACCTGATGCTGAACAAGGGCAAAATTATTTCCCGCGTTGATATCAGCGAACGGGTTTGGAGCCTCAATTTCGACAGCGCTACCAACGTTATCGACGTGTATATCAGTTACCTGCGCAAAAAAATCGACAAAGATTTTTCGCCTAAACTCCTGCACACCATCGTGGGCATGGGGTATGTACTGCGTGAAGATTAA
- a CDS encoding efflux RND transporter periplasmic adaptor subunit translates to MKSSLIYKVIIIGLMGMLLACSGKEADAPTETPETNQIRSVTITEAQFRETGIKLGPPDTLTLGDMIQATGKVEAPPDHWATVHAPMGGYVRATRLVEGDFVRKGQVLAVLEHPDYVKLQQEYLQALTRSRFEQQELDRQTELAREEVGARRKLQESTAAYETTRALLTSLEAQLAQLHLPLVSLRRGTISRTITLLAPISGYVDKVNLRLGQYVGPTDGLVEIVNKDHLYLELRVFESDIRKVREGQRVMFSVTQQQTGPLEAVVYRVGQSFDDETRTVLVHANLKVKDYGRLFAGSYVRATIQANPRQVLALPEDAIVQEGNRAYVYVRQRGKASGEFIFTLVPIQAGVTQNHRTEVILSKETDPAAIVRQGAYFISAERAKMAG, encoded by the coding sequence ATGAAATCATCACTCATTTATAAGGTAATCATCATTGGTCTGATGGGTATGCTGTTGGCATGTTCGGGCAAAGAAGCAGACGCGCCGACCGAGACCCCTGAGACAAACCAAATCCGGTCAGTAACCATTACGGAAGCGCAGTTTCGGGAAACGGGTATCAAACTGGGGCCACCAGATACCCTCACCCTGGGCGATATGATTCAGGCAACGGGCAAAGTGGAGGCTCCGCCCGATCATTGGGCCACGGTGCACGCGCCTATGGGCGGATACGTGCGGGCCACTCGCTTGGTGGAGGGAGATTTTGTGCGTAAGGGGCAGGTGTTAGCCGTGCTTGAGCACCCCGATTATGTGAAGTTGCAACAGGAATATTTGCAGGCACTCACCCGCAGTCGGTTTGAGCAACAGGAATTGGATCGCCAAACCGAGTTGGCCCGCGAAGAGGTAGGGGCTCGGCGTAAGTTGCAGGAATCGACGGCGGCCTACGAAACTACCCGCGCCCTGCTCACTTCGCTTGAGGCCCAACTGGCTCAGCTGCACTTGCCGTTGGTATCGCTTCGGCGGGGAACAATCAGCCGCACAATCACGCTGCTGGCTCCTATCAGTGGGTATGTCGACAAGGTAAATCTGCGGCTGGGGCAGTACGTAGGCCCTACGGACGGGCTGGTCGAGATTGTGAACAAAGATCACCTTTATCTTGAACTGAGGGTGTTTGAAAGTGACATTCGGAAGGTGCGGGAGGGGCAACGTGTGATGTTTTCGGTGACTCAGCAGCAAACGGGTCCGTTGGAGGCTGTGGTATATCGGGTGGGCCAATCGTTTGATGACGAGACCCGAACGGTGCTTGTTCACGCCAACCTGAAAGTTAAAGATTACGGCCGGTTGTTTGCCGGTTCGTATGTACGGGCTACCATTCAGGCCAATCCGCGGCAGGTGCTGGCCCTACCCGAAGATGCCATCGTGCAGGAAGGCAATCGGGCGTATGTGTATGTGCGGCAACGGGGCAAAGCGTCAGGAGAATTTATTTTTACCCTCGTGCCGATCCAGGCCGGTGTTACTCAGAATCACCGAACCGAGGTGATTCTTTCCAAAGAGACCGACCCGGCGGCCATTGTTCGGCAGGGCGCTTACTTTATTAGTGCCGAACGGGCCAAAATGGCGGGTTAA
- a CDS encoding DUF2975 domain-containing protein encodes MTTTNQTVLKTMNVLFWVIFIGLCIKTGALIVSFAVSLLVNPIAAKDLYMGLDLSDVQRYSQNYYIHLATLTIALSGLKALIAYLVVKIFLKFDLTKPFNPEITRLIGTISHVAVGAGIVALIGSSLSKWLTKHGAIAVLDWGANEILFFAGVIYIIAIVFQKGTELQIENDLTV; translated from the coding sequence ATGACAACCACAAACCAAACCGTATTGAAAACCATGAACGTGTTGTTCTGGGTCATTTTTATCGGGCTTTGTATCAAAACGGGAGCGCTGATCGTCTCGTTTGCCGTCAGCTTGTTGGTAAACCCCATAGCGGCAAAAGACCTGTACATGGGCCTCGACCTGTCCGACGTGCAACGCTACAGCCAAAACTACTACATTCATTTGGCCACGCTCACCATTGCCCTGAGTGGACTCAAAGCATTGATCGCCTATCTGGTAGTTAAAATCTTTTTGAAATTCGACCTTACCAAACCGTTCAACCCCGAAATAACCCGGCTCATTGGCACCATAAGCCACGTAGCGGTGGGCGCAGGCATTGTGGCCCTCATCGGAAGCAGCCTGAGCAAGTGGCTCACCAAGCACGGTGCCATAGCCGTACTCGATTGGGGCGCCAACGAAATTCTGTTTTTCGCCGGGGTGATCTACATTATCGCCATCGTGTTCCAAAAAGGCACCGAACTACAAATTGAGAACGATCTAACCGTGTAG
- a CDS encoding efflux RND transporter permease subunit gives MLHKIIQFSIRQKLMVGLGVVALIAWGLYALQQLPIDAIPDITNNQVQVITQVPSLAAQETEQFITFPLETTLRNVPGVTEIRSISRFGLSVITVVFDEATPTFLARQLVTEQLKAAEGNLTMGTPQLAPITTGLGEIYQYVIHPKAGFEQRYSATDLRTVQDWIVKRQLAGVPGVVDISSLGGYLKEYEVRIDPERLHGMNTTLAEVMDALAENNANTGGSYIEKGPEAFFIRGEGMVKTAEEIGQVVVKNVGVTPILIRDVAEVGEGHAVRYGAMTRNGKGEVVGGIVLMLKGASSEKTIAGVKERIAQIQKSLPEGLVIEPFLDRKVLIDKAIHTVTKNLIEGGLIVMTVLLLLLGNWRAGLVVASVIPLCMLFALGMMHVFGVSANLMSLGAIDFGLLVDGAVIIVESMIFTIVHNRATQSQSMDDVALDSASRLMRSALFGQLIILIVYVPILSLTGIEGKMFRPMALTVGFAILGAMLLCVSYVPMMAATLLRKDIQEEGTLADRIMKWLYRLYDPILEGALRWRKSVLVASAGLLVGAIGLFMSMGGEFIPNLDEGDIAISLTLKPGSSLRQTIETTQRMETILKNGFPEVNDVISKIGTAEIPTDPMPIEAADVMVLLKDPVEWTSAGTKEELIIQMERALSVIPGLTVEFTQPIQLRFNELMTGVKSDIAVKIYGEDLTTLFAKANLATAKLKSIPGVADLKVEQISGLPQMLVSYNRARLAQYGVSVASLNRILKAAFAGEAAGVVFEGEKRFDLVVRLDSTYRQDIENIRQLYVDLPSGQQVPLAELATIRYQDAPMQISRDNARRRITIGINVRGRDVESLVGEMKTVLEQQVPLPAGYSYTFGGQFENLVKAKERLGVAVPLALVLIGLLLYFTFGSAQQALLIFSAIPLSAIGGVVALWLRGMPFSISAGVGFIALFGIAVLNGIVLISYFNELQKEGVADALTRVRQGTRVRFRPVVMTAAVASMGFLPMALSTSAGAEVQKPLATVVIGGLVSATLLTLVVLPVLYSMSVPKTK, from the coding sequence ATGCTACATAAAATCATTCAGTTCAGTATCCGCCAAAAGCTGATGGTGGGGCTGGGCGTAGTGGCGCTGATTGCCTGGGGTTTGTATGCCCTGCAACAGCTGCCTATTGATGCCATACCCGATATTACCAACAATCAGGTGCAGGTGATTACGCAGGTGCCTTCGCTGGCGGCTCAGGAAACCGAGCAGTTTATCACCTTCCCGCTCGAAACAACCCTCCGCAATGTGCCCGGTGTTACCGAAATCCGGTCGATCTCGCGCTTTGGCTTGTCGGTCATCACGGTGGTTTTTGATGAGGCTACCCCGACGTTTCTGGCCCGGCAGCTGGTGACTGAGCAGCTTAAAGCGGCCGAGGGAAACCTGACCATGGGTACCCCTCAGCTGGCACCCATTACCACTGGTTTAGGCGAAATTTACCAGTACGTGATTCATCCCAAGGCCGGCTTTGAACAACGGTACTCTGCTACCGACCTCCGAACAGTGCAGGACTGGATTGTGAAACGGCAACTGGCAGGTGTGCCTGGTGTGGTCGACATCAGTAGTTTGGGTGGTTACCTGAAAGAATACGAGGTACGCATTGACCCCGAGCGACTGCACGGAATGAACACGACCCTTGCCGAAGTGATGGACGCTTTGGCCGAAAATAACGCCAACACCGGTGGCAGCTATATCGAAAAAGGCCCCGAAGCCTTCTTCATCCGGGGTGAGGGGATGGTTAAAACCGCCGAAGAGATCGGGCAGGTGGTGGTCAAGAACGTGGGCGTAACCCCAATTCTTATTCGCGATGTTGCAGAGGTGGGCGAGGGGCATGCCGTTCGGTACGGAGCAATGACCCGCAACGGTAAGGGTGAGGTAGTTGGTGGTATTGTGCTGATGCTCAAGGGGGCTTCGTCCGAAAAAACTATCGCGGGGGTAAAAGAACGAATCGCCCAGATTCAAAAAAGTTTACCCGAGGGGTTGGTGATCGAACCGTTTCTGGATCGGAAAGTGCTCATTGACAAGGCCATTCATACCGTCACCAAAAACCTTATAGAAGGCGGCCTCATCGTTATGACCGTACTGCTTTTGCTGTTGGGCAATTGGCGGGCGGGTTTGGTGGTTGCATCGGTAATCCCGCTTTGTATGCTGTTTGCCCTGGGCATGATGCACGTATTTGGGGTGTCGGCAAACCTCATGAGTCTGGGGGCTATCGACTTCGGGTTGCTTGTCGATGGAGCCGTAATCATCGTGGAGAGCATGATTTTTACGATTGTGCACAACCGGGCCACGCAGTCGCAATCGATGGATGATGTGGCGTTGGATTCGGCCAGCCGACTAATGCGGTCGGCTCTGTTTGGTCAGCTGATCATTTTGATCGTCTATGTACCGATTCTGTCGCTCACAGGTATCGAAGGAAAAATGTTCAGGCCCATGGCGCTCACGGTGGGGTTTGCCATTCTGGGAGCTATGCTGCTGTGCGTCAGCTACGTGCCGATGATGGCCGCTACATTGCTGCGGAAAGATATTCAGGAGGAGGGCACCTTGGCCGACCGGATCATGAAATGGCTTTATCGGCTGTATGACCCCATACTCGAAGGGGCCCTGCGCTGGCGAAAAAGTGTGTTGGTTGCCTCGGCGGGGTTGCTGGTTGGAGCCATAGGGTTGTTTATGTCTATGGGGGGCGAGTTTATCCCTAACCTTGATGAAGGCGATATCGCCATCAGCCTGACGCTAAAACCGGGATCGTCGTTACGGCAGACTATCGAAACCACCCAACGAATGGAAACGATTCTGAAAAACGGTTTCCCGGAGGTTAACGATGTGATTTCGAAGATCGGCACCGCCGAAATCCCGACCGACCCCATGCCGATTGAAGCCGCCGACGTGATGGTGCTGCTCAAAGACCCAGTTGAGTGGACATCGGCGGGCACCAAAGAGGAGTTGATTATCCAAATGGAGCGTGCCCTCAGTGTCATCCCTGGCCTGACTGTAGAATTTACCCAGCCCATTCAGCTCCGGTTCAATGAATTGATGACGGGTGTAAAGTCGGATATTGCCGTTAAAATTTACGGTGAAGACCTGACTACACTATTTGCTAAAGCCAACCTGGCGACCGCTAAACTAAAATCGATCCCGGGCGTGGCCGACCTGAAAGTGGAGCAAATTAGTGGCCTGCCTCAGATGCTTGTTTCGTACAACCGGGCTCGTTTGGCTCAGTACGGTGTGTCGGTAGCCAGTTTGAACCGTATTCTGAAAGCCGCGTTTGCGGGTGAGGCCGCCGGGGTTGTGTTTGAAGGAGAAAAACGGTTCGATCTGGTTGTTCGGCTGGATAGCACCTACCGGCAGGACATCGAAAACATTCGACAGCTCTACGTTGATCTGCCGAGTGGGCAACAGGTTCCCTTGGCTGAGTTGGCCACGATCCGGTATCAGGATGCACCCATGCAGATATCGCGCGACAATGCCCGGCGTCGGATCACAATCGGAATCAACGTGCGGGGCCGTGACGTAGAGAGTCTGGTAGGTGAAATGAAAACCGTGCTCGAACAGCAGGTTCCATTACCGGCCGGGTACAGCTACACCTTTGGCGGGCAATTCGAAAATCTGGTCAAAGCCAAAGAAAGGCTGGGCGTTGCCGTGCCGTTGGCCCTCGTGCTGATTGGCTTACTACTCTATTTTACGTTTGGTTCGGCCCAGCAGGCTTTACTTATTTTTTCGGCCATTCCGCTCTCGGCCATTGGCGGGGTGGTGGCGCTTTGGTTGCGCGGAATGCCGTTCAGTATTTCGGCCGGGGTTGGGTTTATTGCCCTGTTTGGCATTGCCGTGCTAAACGGGATCGTGTTGATCAGCTACTTCAATGAGCTCCAGAAAGAAGGCGTGGCCGACGCCCTCACACGGGTCCGGCAGGGTACGAGGGTGCGTTTTCGGCCCGTGGTCATGACGGCGGCTGTAGCTTCGATGGGCTTTTTACCGATGGCCCTCTCAACCTCAGCGGGTGCCGAAGTGCAAAAACCGCTGGCCACGGTCGTGATTGGCGGATTGGTATCGGCCACGCTGCTTACACTGGTGGTGTTGCCGGTGTTGTATAGTATGTCTGTTCCCAAAACAAAGTAG
- a CDS encoding PDDEXK nuclease domain-containing protein — protein sequence MNTESPTEPLELYRYLRTLVEAAQSDSDPTPKFALVEAYWHIGRIVVEIEQQGQHRADYGIHLIEALSDQLSQAFGKGYGMSNMWRFKQFFLAFPILATNGREFTNLRQHLRTELTWSHYRVLMSLENIQERDFYINQAADERWTVRFMQRMVRSRYYYHVGLEDNELIPDRANRREAPNGLVTGSSPTPSVVGGTKRSRLAAVKKILLERYVGFAFVGQRQYVSVRGKDFWVELVFFHIILGRFVLVQLSGHNPAALAEFRLILDSYAQKQPPTIPTLPVGLLVDEAARVKYVTTSGEIRLSSDEEAVLPLSLSN from the coding sequence ATGAATACCGAGTCACCAACTGAACCCCTTGAACTGTACCGATACCTGCGAACGCTGGTCGAAGCGGCCCAATCTGACAGTGACCCAACGCCCAAATTCGCGCTTGTTGAGGCCTATTGGCATATTGGCCGAATAGTTGTCGAGATTGAGCAGCAGGGTCAGCACCGGGCCGATTATGGAATTCATTTGATCGAGGCTCTCTCCGATCAACTATCACAGGCGTTTGGTAAGGGATATGGGATGTCGAATATGTGGCGGTTCAAGCAGTTTTTTTTGGCGTTTCCAATTCTCGCCACAAACGGGCGAGAATTTACAAACCTTCGGCAACATCTTCGAACAGAACTGACCTGGTCTCACTACCGCGTACTCATGAGCCTCGAAAACATCCAGGAACGTGATTTTTACATTAATCAGGCCGCCGACGAACGATGGACTGTCCGGTTTATGCAGCGCATGGTCCGATCCCGCTACTACTACCATGTGGGGCTGGAAGACAATGAACTAATTCCCGACAGAGCAAACCGGCGGGAAGCCCCTAACGGGCTTGTAACCGGCTCCTCCCCTACCCCGTCCGTTGTGGGGGGCACAAAGCGAAGCCGACTGGCAGCCGTCAAAAAAATCTTGCTGGAACGGTACGTAGGTTTTGCCTTCGTAGGGCAACGCCAGTATGTGAGTGTTCGGGGAAAAGACTTTTGGGTAGAGCTCGTCTTTTTTCATATCATACTGGGCCGGTTTGTGCTGGTGCAGCTAAGTGGGCACAATCCGGCGGCACTTGCCGAGTTTCGACTCATTTTGGATAGTTACGCCCAAAAACAGCCCCCCACCATCCCTACCCTACCGGTCGGTCTGTTAGTTGATGAGGCAGCGCGGGTGAAATACGTAACCACAAGCGGGGAGATACGGCTCAGCTCGGATGAGGAAGCTGTGTTGCCACTATCGCTTTCAAACTGA